The following proteins come from a genomic window of Lycium ferocissimum isolate CSIRO_LF1 chromosome 4, AGI_CSIRO_Lferr_CH_V1, whole genome shotgun sequence:
- the LOC132053876 gene encoding ubiquitin C-terminal hydrolase 13-like encodes MVEAGNHLQVQVGQLREDSNKTNNAELKLFLEVDFGLIEDGDIICFQKNASPEVEEQVRFPDVPSYLEYVKNRQIVHFRALEKPKEEDFCLELAKSDTSVFLWKRTLIEERIFLL; translated from the exons ATGGTGGAAGCAG GCAACCATCTGCAAGTGCAGGTTGGTCAGTTAAGGGAAGATTCTAACAAGACCAACAATGCCGAGTTAAAATTATTCTTGGAAGTGGACTTTGGCCTG ATTGAAGATGGGGATATTATATGCTTTCAGAAGAACGCTTCTCctgaagttgaagaacaagtcCGATTTCCAGACGTTCCTTCATATCTGGAGTATGTAAAAAATCGC CAGATTGTACATTTCAGAGCGCTGGAAAAACCGAAGGAAGAAGATTTCTGTTTGGAGTT AGCAAAAAGTGATACATCAGTCTTTCTTTGGAAGCGCACACTG ATTGAGGAAAGAATTTTTCTCCTCTAA
- the LOC132051973 gene encoding pentatricopeptide repeat-containing protein At1g63330-like: MGFELLPKKSSFNLILRGLHELGFYKRQFFVKKRNFCRKYFAASSVELLEDSCSSSNGESSMENEEVFVTYSCREKKLLSVVTRICKSLSWKVAKELPFRSSMKKYGFTHSINGFRMIIHTFAFAGMRLEVYALLKDIVFYFLEAGFDLYKIFHLFTTESVFVADVLIKLFAANKMLDCAIDVVKQARKIGLEPGIFSCNFLLKCLVEANMKEHVLNLFEEMKNFGPLPDLRTYTILMNFYCSYHIDIEVAQKILEEMQKRQISPSVVTYSTYIHGLCRVGEADFALRSVRYLRDNNEPLNCYCYNAIIRRFCATGEVSRAISIFDEMKSWGIIPDLCSYSILIDGLCKCLNLEKAINLIEEMKANNIKPTIVTYTSLLNGFCKIGAMEIAIKTFYELENSGYKFDQLAYSILINGFCAQGNLTSAYKLLVEMINKKLAPDTSHYKRLIRCFCQMDSSNKVEYLSMMVQEGYLPDSITCDFMVNWYCTEGRLAEALQLIDKMVNQGITSNKYAYNVVINRLCKDRKPEKAMEVIPIMLKRNTLHAASWNTLIDGFAKKSDSKKAYMLHEKMQKLGINPDIITWTILANILCMTGQVGKANELLRDMIMMGLNPDTISYTSMIAGFCKNGYVNEAFKLFKKMPCMPSVVTYNCLINGCCQVNSIDQALILYRRMQKVGVTPDIITCTILINALCKRSKVSEAFELFKEMPSKMSSVVTYSCLIDGFCKEGRMDRAEMLLDEMRIQNVSPDAITYYIMICGYKRRGQLDLAYDIFYEMIDEGILPDVFFKTLGLKQIG; this comes from the coding sequence ATGGGTTTTGAGTTGTTACccaaaaaatcttcttttaatttgatattgagGGGTTTACATGAATTGGGTTTCTATAAAAGGCagttttttgttaaaaaaagaaacttttgcAGAAAGTATTTTGCTGCTTCTTCAGTGGAATTGTTAGAAGATTCTTGTTCCAGTTCAAATGGTGAAAGCAGtatggaaaatgaagaagtATTTGTTACATATAGTTGCAGAGAAAAAAAGTTGTTGTCAGTTGTTACAAGAATATGCAAGTCTTTGAGTTGGAAAGTTGCAAAAGAGTTACCTTTTAGAAGTTCTATGAAGAAATATGGTTTTACTCATTCGATAAATGGATTTAGGATGATTATACATACTTTTGCGTTCGCAGGGATGCGTTTGGAGGTCTATGCATTGCTTAAAGACATTGTTTTCTACTTTCTGGAAGCTGGTTTTGACTTGTATAAGATATTCCATCTTTTTACAACAGAATCGGTTTTCGTGGCTGATGTACTTATCAAATTGTTTGCTGCAAATAAAATGCTTGATTGTGCAATTGACGTTGTTAAACAGGCTAGGAAAATTGGGCTTGAACCAGGTAttttttcatgtaattttttaCTGAAATGCTTGGTGGAAGCTAATATGAAGGAGCATGTTCTAAATTTATTTGAAGAAATGAAAAACTTTGGGCCATTGCCTGATTTAAGGACCTACACAATCCTGATGAACTTTTACTGCAGTTACCATATAGATATAGAAGTAGCCCAAAAGATTCTGGAAGAAATGCAGAAAAGACAGATTAGTCCTTCTGTTGTTACATATAGTACATACATTCATGGACTTTGTAGAGTTGGGGAGGCTGATTTTGCTCTGCGCTCCGTTCGGTATCTGAGAGATAACAACGAGCCATTAAATTGTTACTGCTACAATGCTATTATTCGCAGATTTTGTGCTACAGGTGAGGTAAGTAGAGCTATAAGCATTTTTGATGAAATGAAGAGTTGGGGAATTATACCAGATCTCTGTAGCTATAGCATTCTGATTGATGGATTATGCAAATGCCTGAATCTTGAGAAAGCTATAAATTTAATTGAGGAGATGAAAGCTAATAACATAAAGCCTACCATAGTTACATATACCTCACTTCTTAATGGATTCTGCAAAATTGGAGCAATGGAAATAGCTATTAAAACGTTTTATGAGCTTGAGAATTCTGGATACAAATTTGATCAGCTTGCTTACAGTATTTTAATAAATGGATTTTGTGCTCAAGGAAATCTCACTTCAGCCTATAAGCTACTGGTGGAGATGATCAATAAAAAATTGGCTCCGGATACTTCACATTATAAGCGATTAATTCGTTGTTTCTGCCAGATGGACTCTTCTAATAAAGTCGAGTATTTAAGTATGATGGTGCAAGAAGGTTACTTGCCTGACTCTATTACCTGCGATTTCATGGTTAATTGGTACTGTACTGAAGGGAGACTGGCAGAAGCTTTGCAGCTGATTGATAAAATGGTAAACCAAGGGATCACATCAAATAAGTATGCCTATAATGTAGTGATTAACAGACTGTGCAAAGATAGAAAACCAGAAAAGGCCATGGAAGTAATTCCAATAATGCTTAAGAGGAACACATTGCATGCTGCAAGTTGGAACACTcttattgatggttttgctAAAAAGTCCGATTCAAAGAAGGCATATATGTTGCATGAGAAAATGCAAAAGCTTGGGATTAATCCTGACATCATCACGTGGACAATTCTTGCTAACATATTATGCATGACAGGCCAAGTGGGAAAAGCCAATGAACTTCTGagagatatgattatgatgggATTGAATCCTGATACTATCTCTTACACCTCCATGATAGCTGGCTTTTGTAAAAATGGATATGTGAATGAGGCCTTCAAATTGTTCAAGAAAATGCCATGTATGCCTTCTGTTGTTACTTACAATTGCCTCATTAATGGCTGTTGCCAGGTAAATAGCATTGATCAGGCTTTAATCTTGTATCGGAGAATGCAGAAAGTTGGGGTTACTCCAGACATCATCACGTGCACAATTCTTATTAATGCACTATGCAAGAGGAGCAAAGTGAGTGAGGCTTTTGAATTGTTCAAGGAGATGCCATCAAAGATGTCTTCTGTTGTTACCTATAGTTGCCTGATTGATGGATTTTGCAAGGAAGGTCGAATGGACAGGGCCGAAATGCTGCTAGATGAAATGCGAATACAGAATGTCTCTCCTGATGCCATAACTTATTACATAATGATATGTGGATACAAAAGACGTGGACAATTGGATCTAgcttatgatatattttatgagATGATAGACGAAGGTATCTTGCCGGATGTTTTCTTCAAAACCCTAGGGCTGAAACAGATTGGATAA
- the LOC132053875 gene encoding putative flavin-containing monooxygenase FMO GS-OX-like 11, translating into MPQNTSKNVAVIGAGAAGLVTARELQREGHNVVVFERENQLGGIWIYTASTDSDPIGVDPNRKIVHSSLYSSLRTNLPREVMGFRDYPFVATKKDDRDSRRFPGHKEVLDYLNDFAAHFGLIGLVRFGTEVGYVGLLENGKWKVSSRKRENDVVFANEEEYDAVVICNGRHTEPRIADIPGNLFKVLCFKEENSLILKNK; encoded by the coding sequence ATGCCTCAAAATACATCCAAGAACGTTGCTGTTATCGGGGCTGGTGCTGCGGGCCTGGTTACAGCCCGAGAACTCCAACGCGAAGGTCACAATGTAGTTGTCTTCGAGCGCGAAAATCAACTAGGAGGCATATGGATATACACTGCATCCACAGACTCCGACCCAATAGGGGTCGACCCCAACCGGAAAATTGTTCATTCAAGTCTTTATTCATCACTTAGGACAAACCTTCCTAGGGAAGTAATGGGTTTTCGTGACTACCCTTTCGTAGCCACGAAAAAGGACGATAGGGACTCGAGACGTTTTCCGGGCCATAAGGAAGTGTTGGACTATTTGAATGATTTTGCCGCTCATTTTGGGCTTATTGGGCTAGTGAGGTTTGGAACTGAAGTTGGATATGTAGGGTTGTTGGAGAATGGAAAATGGAAGGTtagttcaagaaaaagagagaatgaTGTTGTGTTTGCTAATGAGGAGGAGTATGATGCTGTAGTTATATGTAATGGGCGCCATACTGAACCCCGAATAGCTGATATTCCTGGTAATTTATTCAAAGTTTTGTGCTTTAAGGAAGAAAATTCActcattttgaaaaataagtga
- the LOC132051972 gene encoding zeatin O-glucosyltransferase-like produces the protein MATNLSDNSVLHLNEVIVAMVPWPEHGHLNLLFYLARIIASQNIPVHFLCLAARNQDLKKRLQGGLQTSVENLGNSNIHFNDLLVHSSPTETKDVFLERLGETICKTCHELSTNTKRLIMIHDCLMISYIGDHLHLMSNFKCYAFHPTSAFTRYSSLRQTIHIVDEDHDEMIQQLGEEFPTVESTFGPNMAEYVGKELKWKHNSGDIINSCRELEGNFIDSLAKAKENTPLWAFGPFNMLPESLDSLSISGNKKTSHKCLDFLDKQDVNSVIFVSFGTTTTLPQEQVKELALGLEQSNHKFLWVIRESDRRVDMENSEERHEKIELPEGFEERVEGRGMVVRSWAPQLEILGHLSTGGFLSHCGWNSSMESISMGVPMAAMPMTVDQPYHTLLVTHVWKIGVSVWSWARRKEIVPATAIEKAVKTLMGTPEGEEMRQRVVELRNKIKQSVSHGGLAHKEMESFISYITNN, from the coding sequence atGGCTACCAATTTATCAGACAACAGTGTTCTTCATCTTAATGAAGTGATTGTAGCTATGGTTCCATGGCCAGAACACGGCCATCTCAACTTACTCTTCTATTTAGCTCGAATCATCGCTTCCCAGAACATTCCTGTACACTTCCTCTGCCTTGCTGCTAGGAACCAAGATTTGAAAAAACGCCTCCAAGGTGGTCTCCAAACCTCTGTTGAAAACCTTGGAAATTCAAACATCCATTTCAATGACCTCTTAGTACACTCTTCTCCTACAGAGACAAAAGATGTTTTCTTGGAAAGACTAGGTGAGACTATTTGCAAAACATGTCATGAACTATCGACCAATACGAAAAGATTGATCATGATTCATGACTGTTTAATGATAAGTTACATAGGTGATCATTTGCATCTAATGTCCAACTTCAAGTGTTATGCTTTCCACCCCACTTCAGCTTTCACTAGGTACTCTTCACTCAGACAAACTATTCATATAGTTGATGAAGATCACGACGAAATGATTCAGCAACTTGGTGAGGAGTTCCCAACTGTGGAGAGTACTTTTGGTCCAAATATGGCTGAGTATGTGGGAAAGGAACTTAAATGGAAGCACAACTCTGGAGATATCATTAATTCCTGCAGAGAATTGGAAGGCAACTTTATAGATTCACTTGCTAAGGCAAAAGAGAATACACCATTGTGGGCTTTTGGTCCATTTAACATGCTGCCTGAATCACTAGATTCACTTTCTATTTCTGGCAACAAAAAGACTAGCCATAAATGCCTGGATTTTCTCGACAAGCAAGATGTTAATTCAGTAATATTCGTTTCGTTTGGAACAACCACTACATTACCACAAGAGCAAGTGAAGGAGCTAGCGCTTGGTTTAGAACAAAGCAACCATAAGTTTCTATGGGTAATAAGAGAATCAGATAGAAGGGTAGACATGGAGAATAGTGAAGAAagacatgagaaaattgaactGCCAGAAGGGTTTGAAGAAAGAGTGGAAGGAAGAGGAATGGTTGTGAGAAGTTGGGCGCCCCAATTGGAAATCTTGGGGCATCTGTCTACTGGCGGGTTTTTGAGCCATTGTGGATGGAATTCTTCAATGGAGAGCATTAGTATGGGAGTTCCAATGGCAGCTATGCCAATGACTGTTGACCAGCCATATCACACTTTGTTGGTAACACACGTGTGGAAGATTGGAGTCTCAGTGTGGAGTTGGGCTCGTAGGAAGGAAATAGTACCAGCAACAGCGATTGAAAAAGCTGTCAAGACTTTGATGGGAACACCAGAAGGGGAAGAGATGAGGCAGAGGGTGGTGGAGTTGAGAAACAAGATCAAGCAGTCTGTTAGTCATGGAGGACTTGCACACAAGGAGATGGAATCTTTCATCTCTTATATTACCAACAACTAA